The DNA sequence GGCGTCGAACCGCACGAAGACACACCCGGCAAGCGTCGACGGCGCGCCGTCCTCCTCGGCCAGGACCCGGAACTCGGCCACGGCCACACCGTCCTCGCCCACGACCGGCGCGGAGAAGCGCACGTCGGTCACCCGCTCACCGGCGAACGACCAGCGCAGATATTCGGCCAGCGCCGCGCGCCCGCGGTGCGGCTCGCGGAATGGCATCGAGCGGTGGAGACAGTCCTCGGCGTACAGCTCCAGCAGGGCGTCCATGTCGTGTGCCGTCCAGGCCCGCTGCCAGACCCGGACGAACCGGTCCGCGGCCTCACGCGTCTCCATGCCGGACCTCTCAGGCGTGCGTGCGCAGCCAGTCCAGCTTGGCCGCCTCGTGGAACGGGCCGCCGCCCTCGTGGTCGTTGAAGTCGTACACCTCGATGGCCTTCTCGGCGTGGGCCCAGGCGTTGAAGGCCGCGAAGACGGTGGACGGCGGGCAGGTCTGGTCCTCCAGGGCCGCCGAGAACAAGGCGGCAGCCCGGCCACGGGCCGCGAAGTGGACGCCGTCGAAGTACGACAGGGTGCGCTGGACGTCCTCGGTGCGGCCCCGGTGCGTCTTGAGGTACAGGGCGATCTCGCGGTACGGGTGGCGGTCCGTCAGAGTCGCCGCGCGCGGATAGTCGCACAGGAACGGCACGTCCGGCGCGATCGCCGTCAGGTCCGGGACCAGGCCCCCGACCGCGATGGTGATTCCGCCGCCCTGGCTCGAGCCCAGCGCGACCGTGCGCGAGGCGTCGGTCAGCGGATGGGAACGGGCGGCCTCGACGGCACGGACCGCGTCCGTGAACACCCGGCGGTAGTAGTAGTTCTCGGGCGCGTCGACGCCGCGCGTCATGAACCCGGGGTACGCGGGCCCCGCCCCCACCGGGTCCGGTGTGCCACCGCCGGCGCCCCACGCGCTGCCCTGGCCGCGCGTGTCCATCATGAAGTGCGCCCGGCCCGAGGAGGCCCACAGCAGGTTCTCGTGCGGCAGGCCGCGCCCGCCGCCGTACCCGAGGAACTCCACCACCAGCGGCACCGGCTCGGTGGCACCGGTGGGCAGCCGCAGCCAGCCCTTCACCGGGTGACCGCCGAACCCGGCGAACGTCACGTCGTACACCTGCACCGTGGCCAGCCCCGTGTCGACCGGCTCGAAGCGGGCGTCCAGATCGTGTCCGCGCGCTTCCTCAAGGGTCTTGGACCAGAACGAGTCGAAGTCCTCGGGTTCGACGGACTTGCTGCGGTACTCGCGCAGTTCGTCGAGCGGAAGGTCGAACAGGGCCATGGAGGACCGCCTTTGCCCAGAGTGACTGCGGATGATCACACCGTACGTGGATGATCGGACGACTCGCCAGAAGTCTCCCGTGCCGTGTGCCTACGATGGCGCCATGACGTCTGCCGTCGAACCCCCGGTCAGGGCCGCGGAACTGCTGGTCAAGGACGCCGAACTGCTCGTCGTGGACGGAGACCGGGAGATCCCGGGCGGTTGGCTGGCCGTCAGCGGTGGTCGGGTCACCGGCGTCGGCGCCGCGGGGAGCGAGCCCGAGGCCATCACCACCGTCTCGGCGGCCGGTCGCCTCGTCACTCCGGGCCTGGTCAACACGCACCATCACATCTACCAGAACCTCACCCGCTCCTACGCGCCCGCCGTCAACGGCTCCCTGTTCGACTGGTTGACCACCCTCTACCCCCTGTGGGCGGACCTCGACGAGGAGGCCGCGTACGTGTCGGCGTACGTCGGCATGGCCGAACTGCTCATGGGCGGCTGCACCACGTCCTCCGACCACCTCTACGTCCATCCCCGCCCGCGCCTGGTCGACGCCGAGATCCGCGCCGCCCGCGACATCGGCTTCCGCTTCCACGCCACCCGTGGCTCGATGACCCGCTCCGTCGACGACGGAGGACTTCCGCCGAGGAGCGTCACGCAGACCGAGGAGGAGGTGCTGGCCGACAGTGAGCGCCTGATCACGACGTACCACGACCCCGAACCGGGCGCGCTGGTGCGGGTCGCGCTCGCGCCCTGCTCACCCTTCTCGGTGACCAAGTCGCTGATGACGGCGACCGCGGAACTCGCCGAGCGCCACGACGTGCGGCTGCACACGCACCTCGCCGAGGACCACGACGAGGACACCTACTGCCTGGAGACGTACGGCTGCCGCCCCGTCGAGTACTTCGAGCAGACGGGGTGGATGAGCGACCGCAGCTGGGTCGCGCACTGCATCTACCCGACCGGCGACGAGCTGCGCCGCCTCGCTGCCGCCGGTGTCGGCGTGTCGCACTGCCCCAGCTCCAACATGCTCATCGGCGGCGGCACCGCGCGCGTGAAGGAGATGCGCGAACTGGGCCTGCCCGTCGGCATCGGCTGCGACGGTTCCGCCTCCACGGACCACGCCTCGCTCTGGATGGAGACCCGGGCGGCACTGCTGCTGGGCCGCTACCGCGGCGGACCCGGCGCGATGACCGCACGCGACGCCCTCGACATCGCCACCGGTGGCTCGGCGCGCTGCCTGGGCCGGGACGGCGAGCTGGGCCACCTGCGGCCCGGGGCCTGCGCCGACCTGGTCGTCTGGGACCTGCACGAGGTCGCCCTCGCCGGCGCGCTCAGCGACCCCGTGGAGGCCTGGCTGCGCTGCGGGCCCGCCCGGGCCTGGACCACGGTGGTCGGCGGCCGGATCCTGGTGGACCGGGGCGAGCCCCGCTTGCCGGCGCTGGCGGACGCGCTGCGCGGGCACGGACGGATCGCCCGGCGTATGCAGCGGAGTGCCTAGCCGGCAGGCAGCAGGCGGTAGTGGGTGGGCGGGCGTCGCTTGGCAGGCGCCGCGGTCACGCCCTGCGGTCCGTCCAGTCCGGCTCTGTCTGGGCCCACTCCTGCTCCCACTCGGCCAGGCGCCGACGCATCGCGTTGTGGCGTACGACGGCGTGGCCGAGCAGAATCACGGCGACCGCGCCGCCCGCGGCACAGACGCCAACGGTGACGGTGTGCTGCCAGACGGCCATGCCGCTCGCAGGCGGGGCCGTGCTACGGCCCCGGGAGTCCAGCCACACGTCGACCGTGTCGCCGGCCCGCGTGCCGGCCGGTACGCGCGCCGTGGCCGTACGCGGACCGCCTTCCGGCTCGGTCCAGCGCACGGCCGTTCTGGCTGACGGCTGCCGCCCGCCCTGTGCCATCGGAACCGCGTCGGCGGACTTGCCGACGACCTCCGCCCGTACATGCCGGCGATCGGCCCGCTGCTCCCGGGCCACGCCCCGGGCGCTGTCATGGGCCCACCACGCCGCGACCACCCCGACCAGGGGTGCGACCACGAGCAGCAGGAGGGCCACGGTGAGCACCGTCCACGCCTCGACGACATCCGACCGGCGCCGCAATGGACTGCGCCGCCAGCGCCAGCCACGCACCCGATATCGCATGGCGTCCAGGTACCCCGTACGCCGGACATGGTTCCTGACGATCCCGGACGAGATGCGTCCCCGTGTCGCGTATCGCGTGCCGCCGCCGTTCAGCCGAAGCGTTCGATGCGGATGCGGTCCACGGGCTGACCTGCCGCCACGAGCAGCCGTGAGGCGTGCTCGGCGAATCCATTGGAACCGCACACATAGGCCTCCCACCCACCGGGAGGCGGCTCGGCCAGGAGGGGCGCAACATGTGCGGCGGCCACACGTCCCACGGCCACACCCTCCGGTGCACTGCGCGTGAACACAGGCGTCGTCTCCGCGCCGTACTCCCGCGCGTAGATCAGCTCCTCGGGGCTGCGCGCCGACACCAGCAGTCGCAGTGGCACGTCCAGGCCCCGCGCCCGGTGGTGCCGCACCATCGACATCAGCGGTACGACGCCGGAGCCGGCGCCGACCAGCAGCGCGGGCCGGTCGCCGGGCCAGGCGAAGAAGCCGCTGACGGGGCCGCGCACCTCGACCGTGTCACGGGGCTCGGCGACCGTGTGGAACCAGCCGGACACCTCACCGTCCCCGACATGGTCCAGGGTGAGCTCGATGTGGCCCGAGCCGTCCGGTGCGGACGCGATCGAGTAGTGGCGTTGGGCGACGTAGCCGTCCTGTGCCGTCAGGCGCAGCATCAGGTGCTGGCCGGGCAGATGGCCCACCCAGGCCGGCACCGCGAGTCGGAACGTGGCGGCGTGCGGGGTCTCGCGGCGGATCTCGGTGATCGTGGCGGTCTGCCACATCGCTGCGGCCTGCTCGCCGACGGCGATCCGCCCGGGCACCGCGAAACGGGTCGGGGGAGCGAACGCCACGGCTGCCTCGGCTGCCACGGTTGCTTCAGTGATGTCCATTGCCTCAGTCACCCGAGTACCGCTGCTCTTCCCATGGGTTGCCGCGGGCGTGGTAGCCGTTCTGCTCCCAGAAGCCGGGCTCGTCGTGGTCGAGGATGCGCAGGCCCGCGATCCACTTGGCGCTCTTCCAGAAGTACAGGTGCGGCACCAGCAGCCGTGCCGGGCCACCGTGCTCCGGGGCGAGCGGCCTGCCGTCGTACTCCCAGGCGATCCAGGCCCGTGAGCCGGTCAGGTCGGCGAGCGGAAGGTTGGTGGAGTACCCGGTGTGTGAATAGGCGACGGCATGTGTGGCGGACACATGGGGCCGGACCACAGCAAGGAAGGCGTCCAGCGAGACGCCCCCGAACCGCACGCCGAGCTTCGACCAGCTCGTCACGCAGTGGATGCTGCCCTCGTACCCGGACGCCGGCAGCTCGTGCGCCTGCTCCCAGTTCCAGCTCCGTGGCTCCTCGACCAGACCGTCGATGCGGAAACTCCACTCGGCGGGCGTCAGCTCGGGCGTGACCTCGGCGGACAGGACGGGCCAGTCGTCGCCCGCGTCGTACTGGCCGGGCGGCAGTGCGGCGTTGTGGACGCGGGGGCGGCCGGTGAAGCCTCGGGTGACGTTCATACGGGTGGTGCCTCCAGGCCGCCGTCGGCGGCGGCCCGCGGGTCGAGCGTGATCAGTGCTTGCTCATTCTTGCTCATTCAACCGTACGCGCTCCGGTGGCCCGCCTTGGCCGATGCCCGGGAGCGTTCGTGATCGTTGGGGTAGGGTTGCCCTCCGGCCGGGACAGTCCCCGCCGCACGGAGTCCAGGAGGTGAGACCCATTACCGCTGTGTCAGGTCGGGTGCTCTCACCTCGAATCGGCGCGGATCACCGCCGGTAGGCGACCGCGAGAGCATCCTTCGGCTTCCGAAAGGCTCTCGGCTTCCATGCCTTCTCTTTCCTCCCCGTCGCCGTCGTCTTCGCCGTCGCCCTCGTCCTCCTTGCCTTCTGCTCCCTCGCGCCTCGCTCGCGACGCAGTCGTGACCGCACTCCGTGCCGCCGGCTGTGTCTTCGCCGAGGACGAGGCCCGGCTGATCCTTGCCGCAGCCGGCACCCCGGACGAGCTGGCGGCCATGGTGGACCGACGTGTCACCGGCCTGCCCCTCGAACTCGTCCTGGGCTGGGCCGAGTTCCGCGGGCTGCGCATCGCCGTGGCACCCGGCGTCTTCGTGCCCCGCCGGCGCACCGAGTTCCTGGTCGAGCGGGCCGTCGCCCACGCGCGTCACGCGTCCGTCGTCGTGGACCTGTGCTGCGGCTCGGGCGCGGTCGGCGCGGCGCTGGCCGCGGCACTCGGCCCCGTCGAGCTGCACGCCGCCGACATCGACCCGGCGGCGGTGCGCTGCGCCCGCCGTAACGTGGCCCCCTTCGGCGGTGAGGTGCACACCGGCGACCTGTTCGAGGCGCTGCCCTGCACCCTGCGAGGCCGGATCGGGATACTCGCGGCGAACGTGCCGTACGTACCCACCGACGAAGTCGGGCTCCTGCCCGCGGAGGCCCGCGACCACGAGCCGCACGTCGCCCTCGACGGCGGCCCGGACGGACTCGACGTCCTGCGCCGGGTCGCCGCCGAGGCTCCCCGATGGCTGGCCCCCGGCGGCTGCCTGCTGATCGAGACGAGCGAACGCCAGGCGCCGACGGCCCTGGAGGCCTTCACTCGCAGTGGACTGGCGTCGCGTCTGATCGTCTCGGAGGAGCCGTACGTGGCTGTCGTTGTCGGCCTCAACCATGCGGACCGCTAGGCCGATTGGGGCCGCCGCGCTGCTTTCGAAGGACTCTCCAGTTGTCCCAGGCGGTGGCGCTCCACCGATCAATCAGGCGGCAGAACACGGGCGATGAGCAGTGCCACGTCGTCGGAGTTCTCGGGCTGGTGGAGGGTGCGCAGCAGGAGGTCGCAGACTTCCTGCAGCGGGCGGTCGGGGCCGTCGAGGAGGTCCAGGAGGGCGTCCAGGCGTTCGTCGAGCGGGTGTTGGCGGGTCTCGACGAGGCCGTCGGTGTAGAGGACCAGTCGGTCACCGGGTTCGAGGTCGACGGTCGTCGTGGAGAACGCGACTCCGCCGACGCCCAGCGGTACCCCGGTGGGCAGTTCGAGGAACTGCGGGTCCCGGCCGGGGCGGAGGCGGGCCGGCGGCAGGTGCCCGGCGTTGGCGATCAGGCACTGGCGCTGCTGCGGGTCGTGGACGACGTAGACGCAGGTGGCGATGGAGTGGTCGAGGCCCTCGGTGATCTTGTCGAGGTGCTCCAGCAGCCGGGCCGGTTCGAGGTCGAGGGAGGCCAGCGTGTGCGTCGCGGTGCGCAGCCGGCCCATGGTCGTCGCGGCGGCGATGCCGCTGCCCATCACGTCGCCGACGACGAGCGCGGTCTTCCCGCCCTCCAGGGGAATCACGTCGAACCAGTCGCCGCCGACCTCGGCGGTGGCGCCCGCGGGCTGGTAGCGGGAGGCGACCTCCAGGCCGCCGGTCACCGGAGGATGGCTGGGCAGCAGGCTGCGCTGCAGGGTGAGGGCGGTGTCGCGGGCGTTCTGGTACCAGCGGGCGTTGTCGATCTGCACCGCCGCGCGGGACGCCAACTCGCGGGCGAGCAGCAGGTCGTCCTCGCTGAACGGCAGCGGATTGCGGGTGCGCTTGAGGTCGAGGGCGCCGAGCACCTCGCCGCGCGCGATCAGCGGCACCGCCAGATAGGAGTGCACGCCCGCGCGGCCCAGCTGGACGGCGGCCTCGGGCGAACGGGCGATGCGTGGCAGGTCCTTCTCCTCGACGTGCGCCACCATGATCGGGCCGGCGGTGCGCACACACTCGGTGACCAGGCGGTCGGGACCGTAGCGGGCGACCTGGCCGGGCTGGTCGGCGGCGTCGAGGGCCACCGTGTCGTGCCCCGCCTTGACGG is a window from the Streptomyces sp. NBC_00299 genome containing:
- a CDS encoding nuclear transport factor 2 family protein; the encoded protein is METREAADRFVRVWQRAWTAHDMDALLELYAEDCLHRSMPFREPHRGRAALAEYLRWSFAGERVTDVRFSAPVVGEDGVAVAEFRVLAEEDGAPSTLAGCVFVRFDAAGLAVETRDYWHTVDGHREPEGALFFG
- a CDS encoding acetylxylan esterase, translated to MALFDLPLDELREYRSKSVEPEDFDSFWSKTLEEARGHDLDARFEPVDTGLATVQVYDVTFAGFGGHPVKGWLRLPTGATEPVPLVVEFLGYGGGRGLPHENLLWASSGRAHFMMDTRGQGSAWGAGGGTPDPVGAGPAYPGFMTRGVDAPENYYYRRVFTDAVRAVEAARSHPLTDASRTVALGSSQGGGITIAVGGLVPDLTAIAPDVPFLCDYPRAATLTDRHPYREIALYLKTHRGRTEDVQRTLSYFDGVHFAARGRAAALFSAALEDQTCPPSTVFAAFNAWAHAEKAIEVYDFNDHEGGGPFHEAAKLDWLRTHA
- a CDS encoding 8-oxoguanine deaminase; the protein is MTSAVEPPVRAAELLVKDAELLVVDGDREIPGGWLAVSGGRVTGVGAAGSEPEAITTVSAAGRLVTPGLVNTHHHIYQNLTRSYAPAVNGSLFDWLTTLYPLWADLDEEAAYVSAYVGMAELLMGGCTTSSDHLYVHPRPRLVDAEIRAARDIGFRFHATRGSMTRSVDDGGLPPRSVTQTEEEVLADSERLITTYHDPEPGALVRVALAPCSPFSVTKSLMTATAELAERHDVRLHTHLAEDHDEDTYCLETYGCRPVEYFEQTGWMSDRSWVAHCIYPTGDELRRLAAAGVGVSHCPSSNMLIGGGTARVKEMRELGLPVGIGCDGSASTDHASLWMETRAALLLGRYRGGPGAMTARDALDIATGGSARCLGRDGELGHLRPGACADLVVWDLHEVALAGALSDPVEAWLRCGPARAWTTVVGGRILVDRGEPRLPALADALRGHGRIARRMQRSA
- a CDS encoding Rv1733c family protein, yielding MRYRVRGWRWRRSPLRRRSDVVEAWTVLTVALLLLVVAPLVGVVAAWWAHDSARGVAREQRADRRHVRAEVVGKSADAVPMAQGGRQPSARTAVRWTEPEGGPRTATARVPAGTRAGDTVDVWLDSRGRSTAPPASGMAVWQHTVTVGVCAAGGAVAVILLGHAVVRHNAMRRRLAEWEQEWAQTEPDWTDRRA
- a CDS encoding ferredoxin reductase; the protein is MDITEATVAAEAAVAFAPPTRFAVPGRIAVGEQAAAMWQTATITEIRRETPHAATFRLAVPAWVGHLPGQHLMLRLTAQDGYVAQRHYSIASAPDGSGHIELTLDHVGDGEVSGWFHTVAEPRDTVEVRGPVSGFFAWPGDRPALLVGAGSGVVPLMSMVRHHRARGLDVPLRLLVSARSPEELIYAREYGAETTPVFTRSAPEGVAVGRVAAAHVAPLLAEPPPGGWEAYVCGSNGFAEHASRLLVAAGQPVDRIRIERFG
- a CDS encoding sulfite oxidase-like oxidoreductase, with the protein product MNVTRGFTGRPRVHNAALPPGQYDAGDDWPVLSAEVTPELTPAEWSFRIDGLVEEPRSWNWEQAHELPASGYEGSIHCVTSWSKLGVRFGGVSLDAFLAVVRPHVSATHAVAYSHTGYSTNLPLADLTGSRAWIAWEYDGRPLAPEHGGPARLLVPHLYFWKSAKWIAGLRILDHDEPGFWEQNGYHARGNPWEEQRYSGD
- a CDS encoding putative protein N(5)-glutamine methyltransferase, producing the protein MPSLSSPSPSSSPSPSSSLPSAPSRLARDAVVTALRAAGCVFAEDEARLILAAAGTPDELAAMVDRRVTGLPLELVLGWAEFRGLRIAVAPGVFVPRRRTEFLVERAVAHARHASVVVDLCCGSGAVGAALAAALGPVELHAADIDPAAVRCARRNVAPFGGEVHTGDLFEALPCTLRGRIGILAANVPYVPTDEVGLLPAEARDHEPHVALDGGPDGLDVLRRVAAEAPRWLAPGGCLLIETSERQAPTALEAFTRSGLASRLIVSEEPYVAVVVGLNHADR
- a CDS encoding SpoIIE family protein phosphatase, yielding MSAAERPVAGGDEPVRGPVGPSGLLDVLGVASVVLDTEGRIVLWSPQAEELFGYPAREALGEYAARIMVHEQYVDLVVKLFADVMETGEGWAGAFPIRRKDGSTRLVEFRNMRLLDDQGDVYALGLCADQTTVRQVERDVALSTRTIAQAPIGLAVMDTELRYVTVNPALAQLNGIPADEHLGRTPRELLPDPDAAEAIEAALREVLRTGDALINQRIMGRTLADPDVEHFWSMSLYRLEDSAGTVLGVAGMAVDITEQHQAAVEAETARRRLALIADASARIGTTLELDRTAHELAEVAVPELADVAAVDLLEAVVEGRRSSLGPAESAVIRALAVKAGHDTVALDAADQPGQVARYGPDRLVTECVRTAGPIMVAHVEEKDLPRIARSPEAAVQLGRAGVHSYLAVPLIARGEVLGALDLKRTRNPLPFSEDDLLLARELASRAAVQIDNARWYQNARDTALTLQRSLLPSHPPVTGGLEVASRYQPAGATAEVGGDWFDVIPLEGGKTALVVGDVMGSGIAAATTMGRLRTATHTLASLDLEPARLLEHLDKITEGLDHSIATCVYVVHDPQQRQCLIANAGHLPPARLRPGRDPQFLELPTGVPLGVGGVAFSTTTVDLEPGDRLVLYTDGLVETRQHPLDERLDALLDLLDGPDRPLQEVCDLLLRTLHQPENSDDVALLIARVLPPD